The following proteins are co-located in the Vigna angularis cultivar LongXiaoDou No.4 chromosome 2, ASM1680809v1, whole genome shotgun sequence genome:
- the LOC108328653 gene encoding bZIP transcription factor 44-like yields the protein MAAITHHRTFPLYNRTCIKTRPAKKNPTITNRALLGVGPMASSSRTCSGSSSLLQNSGSEEDLQPVMDQRKRKRMTSNRESARRSRMRKQKHLDDLVTQVAQLRKENKQILTTVNITTQ from the coding sequence ATGGCAGCCATCACACACCACCGCACCTTCCCGCTCTACAATCGAACCTGCATAAAAACCAGACCTGCAAAGAAGAACCCAACAATCACAAATCGCGCACTGTTAGGCGTAGGACCCATGGCTTCCTCAAGCAGAACATGTTCGGGTTCATCCTCTCTGCTTCAGAACTCGGGTTCTGAGGAGGACTTGCAACCGGTAATGGAtcagagaaagaggaagagaatgACATCGAATCGCGAATCTGCACGACGATCTCGCATGAGGAAGCAGAAGCACTTGGACGATCTGGTTACCCAAGTGGCTCAGCTGAGAAAGGAGAATAAGCAGATACTCACCACCGTCAACATCACCACACAGTAG